CGACCGCTCGCAACAGGCGCAATCCGCCCCAGTGCAGATGCAGGAGATTGAAAGTCAGACGGAGTCGATCGTCCGTATAGCTGACGGAAGTGCCTGCGGTGGTCATCGTGGCAGCGTTTCGCCGCGCGATCTCGGCATCCGTACGATGCAGCCCGGTGTGGTAAATGGCTTTGATGGCACCGTCTTCGGTGACGGTGGCGTCGATCCCCTTGCGCGAATAAAATGCCGTCAGGGCCCATCGTCCTTGTGCAAGAGCGGTAGCAGCCCCGCGCATGAAGTTATCCTCGGCATAGGTAAACGCACGTCGCAGCGTGGTTCCGCCACGAGGATAGGCGTAGGCCATTCCCATGAAAGAGGCCTGATTGATGAGCAGGCCGTATCCCATCCCTATTCGATAGTCTCCGAGTGCCACGGCTCGCACAGCCCCCTTCCCCTGCATGAAGAAATGGGCGGAATAGCTGTCGAAGCCCTTTCGCCGCTTGTCGAAGGCCGGTTCTCCCCGGTATTTGGACGCAGTAAGGCCTAAGGAAAAACGATTGCCCATAGCGTAGCTCCAGCGCAAACCGCCACCCCACGGATCGCCCCGATACGGATGCCGGCTATCCGGACGGTAGCCCTCCTGCCGCTGGAGGATGGCATCGGTATGCACCGATACATCGTGACGGGCATAAGACAGGATCTCGCGAAAAGAGTCGGCAGCCGACTCGCTCCGCTTCTGCACCGTCAGCATGGGCCACAAGAGCAGACAGGTGCGTCTGTCCCAGCCGGCAATCTCATTCAGCACCCAAATGCTGTCGAACCCCTCGGGATGAGCATGTCGGTAGAGCAGGAAACGGCGGATCTGAAACTCATTGAGAAAGGGGAATTGCTCCAAGTCCTCCCGGGTAAGGGTATTGATATCCAGCGGATGCTGCTTCTGCACCATCCACCGTTCCAGAAATTCGGCTCCCTCATCCTCCCCGATTGCACCTGATTCTATCTGCTCTGCTATGTATTCATCCCATTCGGGCACCACCGTCTGCCCACCGAGAGGCAAAGAGAGGAGGATAATAGCACAAACGACTGCCGGTAGAAGCCTCATATCAACGAAAAGACAAAATCATTCGCTTTCGCATCGGACTGATCGAAAGCGAATCGCTCCTCGGCCCGAAGAGCCAAAACGGCAGTAAGAAATAAGAAAACAAGGGTTCGTTTCATAAGATCATTTGTGTGATTTTTCATTCAAAACGGGACAAAAATACGGAGAAACAGGCACTTTTTCCGCCAAATCCCTCGGCCAATCGGGCGATTTTCCCTCTCTTCCATTTTTCGCCGGAGGTTTCATGTTTATACTGCTTCCGTTGATCGATAACTTTTTTGGGGCGAATCCTTTCTGAGAAAAAGAAAGCCTGAATTGATATAGTCTGTATCTATGAAGCCATAAAAACATTCGATGATTTTTTCTTTGCCATGAAAAAAGCTGCACATATTTTTGCGACCGGAATAAACCAAACGGCATTAAATCACTCTTTCATAAAACGCCCCCCAACGGATGACAACTATTGGTAGGCAGGTGAGTGCACTCAAATAACGATATAATTTCCTCAGACCGTATATTTTTGGATATATAGGGCGGCAATTCTCTACAATTGTCGCCCATAATATTTTTATACGAGCCTGTCCCCTCCCCCGAAAACGACCGAACTTTCCTTTGCGGACAAATCCGCCTCTCCGAAGTTCACAGACCGGAAATGCTCGGATTGCGGAGCGTGTTTTCGGGAAAAGCGGCGCGAGAATTTTTTCGCTGTGGCGCGAGAATTTTTCACTTCCCGAACCAAAACGAAAAAGTTCCCGCGCCACGTTTTTCAGAGCATGGATAGTCTTCTCCAAAGAGTCCGTTATCCACTTTTATAAGACCGCTACACAACTCGCTTGCTTGTGCGTTTGGCATCCTCGTAGATGTGTGAATACGAAGGATGTTTTGAGTTGTTTGCTGTTGTTTTTCTATCGGTTGGACTCTCCCTTTACTCCCCATTCGGAGGTTTAAGCCTCCGAATGGGGAGATTTTTCGTCTATTTCATGCCATAGAGCACAAGAAGCCCGGGCATGCGCTTAAGATTGTAGGCCATCGCTTCCAGAACACTCTGTGTATGCGTTCGTTCTAACCCTCGGTAATCAGTGTCTTAATAGCCTTACGGACTGTGTATGTATAGTGAGAGAAGTTTTAAGATCTCTTTCAGAAAAAAATCTGAGTCTTAATAGCCTTACGGACTGTGTATGTATAGTGAGTTCTTTAAAACAATATTAATAACACGTCAGTTCGACGTAAGAAAAAGCCAATGAATTTGTTTTCTGATTAGTGGTAAACGCCCAAAGAACGTGGGCATTATGCTTGAAAAAGTAGCGAATTATTTGTATCTTAGCTGTTGACAATCAATAAGATACGAACAAACAAAACGCTACTTTATGAAGACAAATATAGTTGATGTTTTTTGCATCATAGATGATTTCTCCAAGCTTTTTGATGAAGCAATCAAGAAAAGGACCCTCGAAGAGGCAGACAAAAAACGCAGGAATAGAAAGTTTAAGATGTCGGACAGTGAGGTCATGACCATCCTGATCCTGTTTCATCTGTCAAGATACCGAGATTTGAAAGCTTTTTATCTTCAATACATCACCCATTCTTGTCGATCCGAGTTTCCACATCTTGTCTCTTATAATCGCTTTGTGGAGCTGCAAAGCAGGGTGGGTTTCAAGCTGATAGCATTTCTCAATATGTGTTGTTTGGGTCAATGTACAGGCATCTCTTTCATCGATTCCACCCCACTGAAGGCTTGTCATATCAAACGAGCTCATGGGCATAGGACAATGAGGGGATGGGCTCAAAAAGGCAAAAGCACCATGGGTTGGTTTTATGGATTCAAGCTACATATTGTTATCAACGACAGGGGTGAAATCATCAACTATCAAATCACACCGGGCAATTGTGATGACAGAGAACCTCTGAAAGACGGAACATTCACCAAGAATCTTTTTGGCAAACTCATTGCCGATAGAGGCTACATTTCCCAAAACCTTTTTGACCGGCTCTTTGTCGATGACATCCACA
This genomic stretch from Porphyromonas gingivalis ATCC 33277 harbors:
- a CDS encoding DUF1661 domain-containing protein — its product is MKNSRATAKKFSRRFSRKHAPQSEHFRSVNFGEADLSAKESSVVFGGGDRLV
- a CDS encoding DUF1661 domain-containing protein encodes the protein MAREFFTSRTKTKKFPRHVFQSMDSLLQRVRYPLL
- a CDS encoding IS982-like element IS195 family transposase; the encoded protein is MKTNIVDVFCIIDDFSKLFDEAIKKRTLEEADKKRRNRKFKMSDSEVMTILILFHLSRYRDLKAFYLQYITHSCRSEFPHLVSYNRFVELQSRVGFKLIAFLNMCCLGQCTGISFIDSTPLKACHIKRAHGHRTMRGWAQKGKSTMGWFYGFKLHIVINDRGEIINYQITPGNCDDREPLKDGTFTKNLFGKLIADRGYISQNLFDRLFVDDIHMITKIKKNMKNSLMHLYDKVLLRKRALIETVNDMLKNVCQIEHTRHRSVNNFVTNLISGIIAYNILPKKPELNIEIIRNPNFPISA